In Halovivax gelatinilyticus, the following are encoded in one genomic region:
- the gap gene encoding type I glyceraldehyde-3-phosphate dehydrogenase, whose amino-acid sequence MGADEHAGTRPVRIGLNGFGRVGRSLLRASLTVDDVAVVAINDVMDDDDMEYLFRYDSVHGRFDNVSRTDDTLSVDGRPVQLYSEREPADLPWDELDVDVAIEATGLFRTREEAAQHRSAGAETVLISAPPKGDEPVPMFVYGVNHEEYDGEDVLSNASCTTNSVAPVLQVLDDEFGIVSGALMTVHAYTGSQGLVDGPMAKRRRGRAAAENIVPTTTGAAGAAAKILPELEGKLDGMAMRVPVPNGSITDVTVNVEADVTREQVLSAVRTAADDGLAGVMGYTDDEIVSRDVVGLPFASFVDLESAMVVANDMVKLLAWYDNEYGFSVQLLKLARYAAAERGTVDLEGTVRR is encoded by the coding sequence ATGGGCGCAGATGAACACGCCGGAACGAGGCCCGTGCGAATCGGACTGAACGGATTCGGACGCGTCGGGCGAAGTCTCCTGCGCGCGTCGCTGACCGTCGACGACGTCGCCGTCGTCGCGATCAACGACGTGATGGACGACGACGACATGGAGTACCTCTTTCGGTACGACTCCGTCCACGGCCGCTTCGACAACGTCTCGCGGACGGACGACACGCTCTCCGTCGACGGCCGGCCGGTCCAGCTCTACTCCGAGCGGGAACCGGCCGACCTCCCCTGGGACGAACTCGACGTCGACGTCGCGATCGAGGCGACCGGTCTCTTTCGGACGCGCGAGGAAGCCGCCCAGCACCGCTCCGCCGGCGCCGAGACGGTCCTGATCTCGGCGCCGCCGAAGGGCGACGAGCCGGTTCCGATGTTCGTCTACGGCGTCAATCACGAGGAGTACGACGGCGAGGACGTCCTCTCGAACGCCTCCTGTACGACCAACTCGGTCGCGCCGGTCTTGCAGGTGCTCGACGACGAATTCGGCATCGTCTCGGGCGCCCTCATGACCGTCCACGCCTACACCGGCAGCCAGGGGCTGGTCGACGGCCCGATGGCCAAACGCCGGCGGGGTCGCGCGGCCGCCGAAAACATCGTCCCGACGACGACCGGCGCCGCCGGCGCTGCCGCGAAGATCTTGCCCGAACTCGAGGGGAAGTTAGACGGGATGGCGATGCGGGTCCCGGTTCCGAACGGCTCGATCACCGACGTCACCGTCAACGTCGAGGCCGACGTCACGCGCGAGCAAGTTCTCTCGGCCGTCCGAACCGCGGCCGACGACGGGCTCGCCGGCGTCATGGGCTACACCGACGACGAGATCGTCTCGCGTGACGTCGTCGGCCTGCCGTTCGCCTCGTTCGTCGACCTCGAATCGGCGATGGTCGTCGCCAACGACATGGTCAAACTGCTGGCCTGGTACGACAACGAGTACGGCTTCTCGGTCCAGCTGCTCAAACTCGCCCGCTACGCGGCCGCCGAACGAGGGACCGTCGATCTGGAGGGAACCGTCCGTCGGTAG
- the fer gene encoding ferredoxin Fer, with the protein MPTVEYLNYEVLDDHGWDMDDDDLFDNAADAGLGDEDYGTLEVNEGEYILEAAEAQGYDWPFSCRAGACANCAAIVKEGEIEMDMQQILSDEEVDEKMVRLTCIGHAITDEVKIVYNAKHLDYLQNRVI; encoded by the coding sequence ATGCCCACGGTAGAATACCTCAACTACGAAGTACTGGACGACCACGGCTGGGACATGGACGACGACGACCTCTTCGACAACGCCGCCGACGCCGGCCTCGGCGACGAGGACTACGGCACGCTCGAGGTCAACGAGGGCGAGTACATCCTCGAAGCCGCCGAGGCGCAGGGCTACGACTGGCCCTTCTCCTGTCGCGCCGGCGCGTGTGCGAACTGCGCGGCGATCGTCAAAGAAGGCGAAATCGAGATGGACATGCAGCAGATCCTCTCGGACGAAGAAGTCGACGAGAAGATGGTCCGACTGACCTGCATCGGACACGCGATCACCGACGAGGTAAAGATCGTCTACAACGCGAAGCACCTGGACTACCTCCAGAACCGCGTCATCTGA
- a CDS encoding globin-coupled sensor protein has translation MTDIPTFGRGGLNSFVDVDELVERIDLTDDEIAWRKEFVGFDEEDEQRLSKLNPLLRAEQDAIADDFYENLLRYEGTREIFERSPKDVEALKQTQRAYLHSLSTGEYDRAYFENRARVGKLHELLDMPLKYYVGQYGVYYDLLLDRLNDRVQGRVVEEIEEWAAEREAEDGGLGRLAGVFGIGVDDGGDDLERSFERTVRSAIDDGMMDVLSLLRIINLDLQVATDTYVDSYASRLEAAIERRNRLAAAVEADVRAPIDELHDASEVVAARAEAISSHAANQATAIEQSASEIGAVSAAIEEVTSVADDVRTESERAERLAADGADAADDALDELDGIERAAADVRAAVASLEAHADEISSVVARLDEIATQTSILAKNAEIEAARSGAGSETNRALRVIADEIDSFATRTRADLGAIEETAKDVGEELEETIETAEETVERVDVGSARIRETVASIETVHEAVCATAAGMDEVVAATDQQARSVQSIADSLDELGDAADNVAGAAESVAAASQEQTASLGAVSGAVERLTMDVEGDSQPVYERVK, from the coding sequence ATGACGGACATTCCGACCTTTGGGCGCGGGGGCTTGAACTCCTTCGTCGACGTGGACGAACTGGTCGAACGCATCGATCTGACCGACGACGAGATCGCCTGGCGAAAGGAATTCGTGGGGTTCGACGAGGAAGACGAACAGCGACTTTCGAAGCTGAATCCCCTCTTGCGGGCCGAACAGGACGCCATCGCGGACGATTTCTACGAAAATCTGTTGCGATACGAGGGAACGCGCGAAATCTTCGAGCGGTCGCCGAAGGACGTCGAGGCGTTAAAACAAACGCAGCGCGCGTACCTGCACTCGCTTTCGACCGGCGAGTACGACCGGGCGTACTTCGAGAATCGAGCCAGAGTCGGTAAACTCCACGAATTGCTCGATATGCCGCTAAAGTACTACGTCGGGCAGTACGGCGTCTACTACGACTTGCTACTCGACCGATTGAACGACCGAGTCCAGGGTCGAGTCGTCGAGGAGATCGAGGAGTGGGCCGCCGAGCGAGAGGCTGAAGACGGCGGGCTCGGTCGGCTCGCTGGCGTGTTCGGCATCGGCGTCGACGACGGCGGCGACGACCTGGAGAGGTCGTTCGAGCGAACGGTGCGCTCGGCCATCGACGACGGTATGATGGACGTACTATCGCTGCTGCGGATCATCAACCTGGACCTGCAGGTCGCGACGGACACGTACGTCGACTCGTACGCGAGTCGACTGGAGGCGGCGATCGAGCGCCGAAACCGGCTGGCGGCGGCCGTCGAGGCCGACGTCCGGGCACCGATCGACGAGCTCCACGATGCGAGCGAGGTGGTCGCGGCGCGGGCGGAGGCGATCAGTTCCCACGCCGCCAACCAGGCGACGGCGATCGAGCAGAGCGCCTCGGAGATCGGCGCCGTGAGTGCGGCCATCGAGGAGGTGACGAGCGTGGCCGACGACGTCAGGACGGAGAGCGAGCGGGCCGAACGGCTCGCGGCCGACGGGGCGGACGCCGCCGACGACGCCCTCGACGAGCTGGATGGGATCGAGCGGGCCGCAGCCGACGTTCGAGCGGCCGTGGCGTCGCTCGAGGCACACGCCGACGAGATATCGAGCGTCGTAGCGCGCCTCGACGAGATCGCGACGCAAACCTCGATCCTCGCGAAAAACGCCGAGATCGAGGCCGCCCGGAGCGGGGCGGGATCTGAGACGAACCGGGCGCTCCGAGTGATCGCCGACGAGATCGATTCCTTCGCAACGCGCACCCGGGCCGACCTCGGAGCGATCGAGGAGACCGCGAAGGACGTCGGCGAAGAGCTGGAGGAGACGATCGAGACGGCCGAAGAGACGGTCGAACGAGTCGACGTCGGCTCGGCCAGGATCCGCGAGACGGTCGCCTCGATCGAGACCGTCCACGAGGCGGTGTGTGCGACGGCAGCGGGGATGGACGAGGTCGTCGCGGCAACCGATCAACAGGCCCGCAGCGTCCAGTCGATAGCCGACTCGCTCGACGAACTCGGTGACGCCGCCGACAACGTCGCCGGTGCGGCGGAGTCGGTCGCCGCGGCTAGCCAGGAGCAGACGGCGAGCCTCGGCGCGGTAAGCGGCGCCGTCGAGCGACTGACGATGGACGTCGAGGGAGACTCACAACCGGTGTACGAGCGCGTGAAGTGA
- a CDS encoding inorganic phosphate transporter, whose protein sequence is MTETLLAIGIIVALFVGYNIGGATTGVSFGPAVGANVVSMLGAAILMSFFFFLGGWIIGPEVVSTLGDDLVPREYLTLEAGIGILFFIGLALFLGNLFGVPASTSMTAVGAIAGLGMATGSLDWATMGEIVSWWIVAPIVAFWVSGVIGRYFYPRLNAWVAISRRETQLWRVDRTGAIPRIRAADGSDRREITGSLIVVGIGCYMAFSSGASNVANAVAPLVGAGALDYPTEVSLAGLSTTIGNMEWGVIIAGVAVTIGAFTIARRTLATMGNDITNLPLTAAVVVMTVSATIVTLLSAIGIPVQLVVVSTMSIIGLGWGRATRTTTVSEVVRGRKETRVSVGALTAEEEGEPAPPIGEEEPADIPKASDLFDPSTTARVILIQNFVPLLATVGAFLTFRFVPIFGF, encoded by the coding sequence GTGACAGAGACGCTCCTCGCGATTGGAATCATCGTCGCGCTGTTCGTCGGCTACAACATCGGTGGCGCCACGACGGGCGTCTCCTTCGGGCCGGCCGTCGGGGCGAACGTGGTCTCCATGCTCGGCGCCGCGATCTTGATGTCGTTTTTCTTCTTTCTCGGCGGCTGGATCATCGGTCCCGAGGTCGTCTCGACGCTCGGTGACGACCTCGTTCCACGCGAGTATCTCACCCTGGAAGCCGGCATCGGCATTCTCTTTTTCATCGGATTGGCGCTCTTTCTTGGCAACCTCTTCGGCGTCCCCGCCTCGACGTCGATGACGGCCGTCGGCGCGATCGCCGGGCTGGGAATGGCGACGGGTTCGCTCGACTGGGCGACGATGGGAGAGATCGTCTCCTGGTGGATCGTCGCGCCGATCGTCGCCTTCTGGGTCAGCGGCGTCATCGGGCGGTACTTCTACCCGCGACTCAACGCGTGGGTCGCGATCTCCCGGCGCGAGACGCAGCTGTGGCGGGTCGATAGAACTGGTGCGATTCCGCGGATTCGTGCGGCCGATGGCTCTGACAGACGCGAGATAACCGGCTCGCTGATCGTCGTCGGCATCGGTTGTTACATGGCCTTTAGCTCCGGGGCGTCGAACGTCGCGAACGCGGTCGCGCCGCTGGTGGGCGCCGGCGCGCTCGACTACCCGACGGAGGTGAGCCTCGCCGGTCTGTCGACCACCATCGGGAACATGGAGTGGGGCGTGATCATCGCCGGCGTCGCCGTCACCATCGGCGCGTTCACCATCGCTCGCCGGACGCTCGCGACGATGGGTAACGACATCACCAACCTGCCGCTGACGGCGGCGGTCGTCGTCATGACCGTCTCCGCGACGATCGTCACCCTGCTGTCGGCGATCGGCATCCCCGTCCAGCTGGTCGTCGTCTCGACGATGAGCATCATCGGCCTCGGCTGGGGCCGGGCGACCCGCACGACGACGGTCTCGGAGGTCGTCCGCGGTCGAAAGGAGACGCGAGTCTCGGTGGGAGCGCTCACCGCGGAGGAAGAAGGAGAGCCGGCGCCGCCGATCGGCGAAGAAGAACCCGCCGACATCCCCAAAGCCTCGGACCTGTTCGACCCGTCGACGACCGCGCGGGTGATCCTCATTCAGAACTTCGTTCCCCTCCTGGCGACGGTCGGGGCGTTTCTCACGTTCCGGTTCGTGCCGATCTTCGGATTCTGA
- a CDS encoding ADP-dependent glucokinase/phosphofructokinase, with product MPMDDTQLREDIRALDGLPVFVAYNANVDAIVRVGERLERFLDRPSNPGEDFPDTPLESKRELAAAISHTMAAGRGDEVAMTDAFSATLEAELEPDGQQMGGQTGIMTNLVSSLGASPITYTYLLSDRQLSMFDHPDAIRYPLVEDDAVRYVPLREAVNTDRTKINWVFEFRVDDDLFDVRAIEDTRFIAASRPPEFDLSAGDLDETIDQVGATVDGALLAGYHNLTPDHVEESYERTLRHARDVIRRLRSGGDVPVHVEYAVTHDADLREAIYEWILPEATVIGADTHELAMLHEDAALDAVVEPPREDTPFDPDEILAHYRMLSSLRDELGVGSIQLHAMEYHLAVLDDYLTPEAVERGLQFSAINAAAKADSGHISSPEDLETGLDYEPSERGREAISRLADHVDAPTEGGALRTPSVVACPNRVVADPAGTVGIGDIVSSSAFVLELAVANRTDAR from the coding sequence ATGCCGATGGACGACACGCAACTTCGAGAGGACATCCGCGCGCTCGACGGATTACCGGTGTTCGTCGCCTACAACGCCAACGTCGACGCAATCGTGCGGGTCGGCGAACGTCTGGAGCGATTTCTCGACCGGCCGTCGAACCCGGGCGAAGACTTTCCCGACACCCCGCTCGAGTCGAAACGAGAGCTCGCGGCGGCGATTTCCCACACGATGGCCGCCGGACGCGGCGACGAAGTGGCGATGACCGATGCCTTCTCCGCGACGCTCGAGGCCGAACTCGAGCCGGACGGCCAGCAGATGGGCGGCCAGACGGGCATCATGACCAATCTCGTCTCGTCGCTGGGCGCCTCGCCGATCACGTACACGTACCTCCTCTCGGACCGGCAGCTCTCGATGTTCGATCACCCGGACGCGATCCGGTACCCGCTCGTCGAGGACGACGCGGTGCGGTACGTCCCGCTTCGCGAGGCCGTCAACACGGATCGGACGAAGATCAACTGGGTGTTCGAGTTCAGGGTCGACGACGATCTGTTCGACGTTCGCGCGATCGAAGATACCCGGTTCATCGCCGCCTCGCGGCCGCCGGAGTTCGACCTCTCGGCCGGCGACTTAGACGAGACGATCGACCAGGTCGGCGCGACCGTCGACGGGGCGCTTCTCGCCGGTTATCACAACCTCACGCCGGACCACGTCGAGGAGAGCTACGAACGGACGTTGCGCCACGCGCGCGACGTCATCAGACGGCTACGGTCGGGCGGCGACGTGCCGGTTCACGTCGAGTACGCCGTCACTCACGACGCCGACCTCAGGGAAGCCATATACGAGTGGATCTTACCCGAAGCGACCGTCATCGGCGCCGACACGCACGAACTCGCCATGCTCCACGAGGACGCCGCCCTCGACGCGGTCGTCGAGCCGCCGCGCGAGGACACCCCGTTCGACCCGGACGAGATCCTGGCTCACTACCGCATGCTCTCGTCGCTCCGGGACGAACTCGGCGTCGGATCCATCCAGCTTCACGCCATGGAGTACCATCTGGCCGTGCTGGACGACTACCTCACGCCAGAGGCGGTCGAGCGTGGATTACAATTCTCGGCCATCAACGCGGCGGCCAAGGCGGACAGCGGCCACATCTCTTCGCCCGAGGACCTCGAAACGGGTCTCGACTACGAGCCCTCGGAGCGGGGGCGAGAGGCGATTTCGCGGCTGGCAGACCACGTCGACGCACCGACCGAAGGCGGCGCGCTTCGCACGCCGTCGGTCGTCGCCTGTCCCAATCGCGTCGTGGCCGATCCCGCGGGAACGGTCGGCATCGGCGATATCGTCTCGTCGTCCGCGTTCGTCCTCGAACTCGCCGTCGCCAACAGAACGGACGCGCGTTGA